A single window of Aquarana catesbeiana isolate 2022-GZ linkage group LG10, ASM4218655v1, whole genome shotgun sequence DNA harbors:
- the LOC141111393 gene encoding pancreatic secretory granule membrane major glycoprotein GP2-like gives MKKTLLLSVLCAVMAVAASLTCGNNTCATDEICVSNAACQCNSTFYPFIRGSRPSPTYTCTGAKFNTQVSKCWLEKYGFNISNIRLNSINSECFAVREVVGGISEMTIHRPLTASDCNTASVVNATHVTYTNQLNMFAKKYPIQTANDAVMSLSCSFPLNVNVNVPIIVPVKPGTTVITGPTGDGSYTAVMMAYTDSTYTTLLSDSDTLTVEDNIYLAVQVPDLDVNTFKLKVVNIYASPINSSDQKYYLLQNGCPASDISPDQLTVDSNGVGTESRFAMKVFKIASSNSVYLYAELRLCSTDCTTTCSSSKSDVSQDIAGRVSIYLNAADTYYYLDSSSASGFSMPWTLSALIFSWISVKLM, from the exons TGGCTGCATCTCTGACCTGTGGAAATAATACCTGTGCTACTGATGAGATTTGTGTCAGTAATGCTGCCTGCCAGTGCAATTCAACTTTCTATCCATTCATACGAG GAAGCCGTCCATCGCCAACATATACTTGTACTGGAGCAAAGTTCAATACACAAGTGTCAAAATGTTGGTTGGAAAAATATGGTTTTAATATATCCAATATAAGGCTGAACAGCATCAACTCGGAGTGTTTTGCAGTAAGGGAGGTTGTAGGTGGAATATCAGAGATGACCATTCATCGTCCATTGACAGCCTCTGACTGTAACACTGCTTCTGTG GTAAATGCGACCCACGTCACATACACAAATCAGCTGAATATGTTTGCCAAGAAGTATCCAATCCAAACAGCAAATGACGCTGTCATGAGTTTGTCCTGCTCTTTCCCGCTGAATGTGAATGTGAACGTCCCTATTATTGTGCCAGTGAAGCCAGG GACCACAGTAATAACCGGCCCTACAGGAGATGGAAGTTATACAGCCGTAATGATGGCCTATACAGATAGCACATATACGACCCTTCTCTCAGACTCCGACACCTTGACTGTGGAAGATAATATTTACCTTGCAGTGCAAGTACCAGATCTGGATGTGAACACCTTCAAACTCAAAGTGGTGAATATTTATGCCTCTCCTATCAATTCAAGCGACCAAAAGTACTATCTTCTTCAGAACGG GTGCCCAGCTAGCGATATATCTCCTGACCAGCTAACAGTGGACAGCAATGGGGTCGGCACTGAATCTCGGTTTGCTATGAAAGTTTTCAAGATTGCCAGTTCTAACAGCGTCTACCTCTATGCCGAACTTAGACTCTGCAGTACTGATTGTACCACG ACCTGCAGCTCATCTAAATCAGATGTTTCCCAGGACATTGCAGGAAGAGTCAGCATCTATTTGAATGCAG CTGATACCTATTACTATTTGGATTCCAGTTCTGCCAGCG GTTTCTCCATGCCTTGGACTTTGtctgctctgatcttctcctggATCTCAGTGAAGCTGATGTAA